In a genomic window of Ardenticatenales bacterium:
- a CDS encoding alpha/beta hydrolase: MAYWHSYLDHRNGHYHTVVGNVRITYGFWSPQLRNHRDILVYLPPSYHRNHHRYPVLYMQDGQNLFDAATSYAGEWRVDETMEALSRDGYEAIVVGIPNMGARRLDEYSPFRDPRHGGGDGHKYVDFIANTLKPCIDADFRTHPAASATGIMGSSMGGLISLYAFFHRPQVFGFAGVMSPSVWFANEALLRYAEDVPYQPGKIYLDAGTREYAGFRADLLLHAASRQYYGRVRRLKRLLVQKGYRPVHQLLHVEEKEGRHEEAAWARRLQRAIRFFLDA; the protein is encoded by the coding sequence ATGGCTTACTGGCATTCCTACCTGGACCACAGAAATGGACATTACCACACCGTCGTGGGTAATGTGCGAATCACGTATGGTTTCTGGAGTCCACAACTACGCAACCACCGCGACATTCTCGTCTATCTGCCACCCTCCTACCATCGTAATCACCATCGCTACCCCGTCCTGTACATGCAAGACGGGCAAAATCTGTTTGACGCCGCCACCAGCTACGCGGGCGAATGGCGCGTGGATGAAACAATGGAAGCGTTGAGCCGGGATGGCTACGAGGCAATTGTGGTGGGAATCCCCAACATGGGCGCGCGACGCCTGGACGAGTACAGCCCCTTCCGTGACCCACGTCATGGCGGTGGCGATGGCCACAAGTACGTTGACTTCATTGCCAACACATTGAAGCCGTGCATTGATGCGGATTTTCGCACCCACCCCGCCGCCAGCGCCACCGGCATCATGGGATCGTCCATGGGCGGCCTGATCAGCCTCTACGCTTTTTTCCACCGCCCCCAGGTCTTTGGCTTTGCCGGCGTGATGAGTCCTTCCGTCTGGTTTGCCAATGAGGCGCTGCTGCGCTACGCGGAGGATGTGCCTTATCAGCCGGGGAAGATTTACCTGGATGCCGGCACGCGCGAGTACGCCGGATTCCGCGCCGACCTGCTGCTGCACGCCGCCTCCCGTCAATACTATGGCCGCGTGCGCCGCCTGAAACGCCTCCTGGTACAAAAAGGGTATCGCCCCGTCCACCAGCTTCTCCACGTCGAAGAAAAAGAGGGACGCCACGAAGAAGCCGCCTGGGCGCGCCGCTTGCAGCGTGCCATCCGTTTCTTCCTGGACGCCTGA
- a CDS encoding UPF0182 family protein, with protein sequence MSRDIIDIPEVFKRGMKEWQEGNDSSGDGSEGGNGRPGRPFRPWWLNRRVWLIGLILLLFLSFNWIVTTYTEWLWFEKLSYTQVWLKSWGAQTALFVLAFVIAAVVLLYNWLHARRRALHAPGVGLNLLALPGLRGIIGLFGLFLAFLFAQGASSQWTTVLRFFYRVPFGTADPVFNQDISFYLFTLPLLRAVYNWVVPLLFLTLLGVLGLYALNNLEMLQRGLWQPHRQASLRRQMAVLLTVLLLVWAVGYRLRMFELLYSSQGVVVGATYTDLRVRMPALTIQLALTLLLALTVAYNAFRLDLRPPLVAGAVLLVAVLFGGSLIPALVQRYVVEPNELERERPYITYNIDYTRMGFGLNETEPRPFEGVEPLTMQALADNQGALQNVRVWDYRPLQQTYAQLQGLRPYYQFSSIDVDRYTFDGSTRQVMLAAREINKAGLNDPSWVNERLAFTHGYGIVMNPVDKITPEGSPEFFIRDLPPRSTIPLEVTRPEIYYGELIDDQVLVNSGLAEFDYPQGEENVYSNYAGQGGVALSNALRRLAFAIRFRDSNMLLSQYVTPTTRIMFHRQIRDRVQRIAPFLTFDRDPYVVLADGRVVWMLDGYTYSNYFPYSRPTSSGITYIRNTVKVTIDAYDGTVTFYLADESDPLIRSYEAAFPDLFQPLSTMPASLQSHIRYPEDLFRIQTQQYLIYHMTDPQIFYNQEDRWEIPNEIFDAGQQPMEPYYVMFSLPGEEKTEYLLIQPYTPAGKSNMIAWIAARNDVPHYGELVVYELPKQELVFGPLQVEARIDQDPTISEQISLWDQLGSSVIRGNLIVVPIDNSFLYVEPLYLLSENSALPELKRVIVASGNRIAMRDNLEQALIALLEGQPAAITTPDTPITGNETGTGSPPTTPIDATVEELIISANAHFIAAETAQREGDWAAYGQELELLRQDLQRMQDLTSPQP encoded by the coding sequence ATGAGTCGTGATATCATAGACATTCCCGAGGTATTCAAGCGTGGAATGAAAGAATGGCAGGAAGGAAACGACAGTTCTGGGGATGGGAGTGAGGGGGGGAATGGCCGCCCCGGTCGCCCATTTCGCCCCTGGTGGCTCAACCGGCGCGTCTGGTTGATCGGCCTCATACTGCTGCTTTTCCTCAGCTTCAACTGGATTGTCACGACGTATACCGAATGGCTCTGGTTTGAAAAATTGTCCTACACGCAAGTGTGGCTAAAAAGCTGGGGGGCGCAGACCGCGTTGTTTGTGCTGGCGTTTGTCATTGCCGCGGTGGTGCTGCTGTATAACTGGCTGCATGCGCGCCGGCGGGCACTGCACGCGCCAGGTGTGGGCCTCAACCTGCTCGCCTTGCCCGGTTTACGCGGCATAATCGGCCTCTTTGGCCTCTTCCTGGCGTTTCTGTTTGCGCAAGGGGCGTCCAGCCAGTGGACAACTGTGCTGCGCTTCTTTTATCGTGTTCCTTTCGGTACGGCGGACCCGGTTTTTAATCAGGACATCAGTTTTTACCTGTTTACGCTGCCCTTGCTGCGCGCCGTGTATAACTGGGTGGTTCCGCTGTTGTTCCTGACGCTCTTGGGCGTTCTGGGGCTATATGCGTTGAACAATTTGGAGATGCTACAGCGTGGGCTGTGGCAGCCGCACCGGCAGGCTTCGCTGCGGCGGCAGATGGCGGTGTTGTTGACGGTGCTGCTGTTGGTGTGGGCGGTGGGGTATCGTTTGCGTATGTTTGAGCTGCTTTACTCGTCGCAGGGGGTGGTTGTGGGGGCGACGTATACGGATTTGCGGGTGAGAATGCCGGCACTCACCATCCAACTCGCCCTTACCCTTCTCCTCGCCCTCACCGTCGCCTACAACGCCTTTCGTCTCGACCTGCGCCCGCCATTGGTCGCCGGCGCCGTCCTCCTGGTCGCCGTCCTCTTCGGTGGCAGCCTCATCCCCGCCCTTGTGCAGCGGTACGTCGTCGAACCCAACGAGCTGGAGCGGGAGCGTCCCTACATCACCTACAACATTGACTACACCCGCATGGGTTTTGGCCTGAATGAAACAGAACCGAGACCCTTTGAGGGCGTGGAACCCCTGACCATGCAAGCCCTGGCGGACAATCAGGGCGCATTGCAAAATGTGCGCGTCTGGGATTATCGCCCCTTGCAGCAGACCTACGCCCAGTTGCAGGGGCTGCGCCCCTACTACCAATTCAGCTCCATCGACGTGGACCGCTACACCTTTGATGGCAGCACGCGCCAGGTGATGCTGGCGGCGCGGGAAATCAACAAGGCTGGATTGAATGATCCCTCCTGGGTGAACGAGCGGCTGGCGTTTACGCATGGCTACGGCATTGTCATGAACCCCGTGGACAAGATCACGCCGGAAGGCAGCCCGGAATTCTTCATCCGCGACCTGCCACCGCGCTCAACGATTCCCCTGGAAGTGACCCGCCCGGAGATTTACTACGGGGAGCTGATTGATGATCAGGTGCTGGTGAACAGCGGCCTGGCCGAATTCGACTATCCACAGGGGGAGGAGAACGTTTATTCCAATTATGCCGGCCAAGGGGGCGTGGCGCTTTCCAATGCGCTGCGGCGGCTGGCGTTTGCCATCCGTTTCCGCGATAGCAACATGCTCTTAAGCCAATATGTGACCCCCACCACGCGTATCATGTTCCATCGCCAGATTCGAGATCGGGTGCAGCGGATCGCGCCCTTCCTCACATTCGACCGCGATCCCTACGTCGTGTTGGCCGATGGGCGAGTGGTCTGGATGCTGGATGGCTACACTTACAGCAACTACTTCCCTTACTCGCGGCCAACGAGCAGCGGCATCACATACATTCGCAATACGGTGAAGGTGACGATTGATGCGTATGATGGCACGGTGACTTTCTACCTGGCGGATGAGAGCGACCCGCTGATCCGTTCTTATGAGGCGGCTTTCCCTGACCTGTTCCAGCCGTTGTCGACAATGCCGGCATCTCTCCAATCCCACATCCGCTACCCTGAAGACCTCTTCCGCATCCAGACCCAGCAATACCTGATTTACCACATGACCGACCCGCAAATCTTCTACAACCAGGAAGACCGCTGGGAAATCCCCAACGAAATCTTCGACGCGGGTCAGCAGCCCATGGAGCCATATTACGTCATGTTTTCCCTGCCGGGCGAGGAAAAGACGGAATATCTACTCATCCAACCCTATACGCCTGCCGGCAAAAGCAACATGATCGCCTGGATCGCCGCCCGCAACGACGTCCCCCACTACGGCGAACTCGTCGTCTACGAACTCCCCAAGCAAGAACTCGTCTTCGGCCCCCTCCAAGTCGAAGCGCGCATCGACCAGGACCCGACCATCTCCGAACAAATCTCCCTATGGGACCAACTTGGCTCCAGCGTCATCCGCGGCAACCTCATCGTCGTCCCCATCGACAATAGCTTCCTCTACGTCGAACCCCTCTACCTCCTTTCCGAAAACAGCGCCCTGCCCGAACTAAAGCGCGTCATCGTCGCCAGCGGCAACCGCATCGCCATGCGCGACAACCTGGAGCAAGCCTTGATCGCCCTGCTAGAAGGACAGCCCGCCGCCATCACCACCCCGGACACACCCATCACGGGCAACGAAACAGGCACGGGATCACCCCCCACCACCCCTATTGACGCCACCGTGGAGGAATTAATCATCTCCGCCAACGCCCATTTCATAGCCGCGGAAACCGCGCAGCGGGAAGGGGATTGGGCTGCCTATGGGCAAGAACTGGAACTTTTGCGCCAGGATTTACAACGGATGCAAGACCTGACCAGCCCACAGCCGTAG
- a CDS encoding DUF4832 domain-containing protein: MTARIIRRLFWLCLLGVVVVACRHFSPPTPSPTPETTIVFPPSIPGYLPNPGIGWQNTRSQPDRFPETVRYTRFNWDQLQPAPDVIDWTPIETLRQEALAVGARFHFRVRTTQPPPWGPGPTIPAWLRNAGAGVVDSERGPETQYSSCLFLRAHGAFIDALRRQYDGDPDLAFLDIGSYGYYGEWGTPQYDDTPDSLDWHVRRHIADMYLGGRGTRPCLEADGSLGQISYDYVGFQRTRLLMPYNPWHEDALFYVLDARADVGIRFDALGSETHQQRFREKISAAVAQRWPMAPIVFELGAEAYTPAALDSARHFAQEMHASLVHDNLGGRGRDQDIESLLAGMGYRLQLLQATFPAAAVAGTDVVVTMTWKNGGAAPPYDDYLLALALTDAGGALLWRQTSDISVRGWLPGEMMRMPASFTPPADLPPGRYDLRLALVDPRTDAPALRLASGDRDAAGWTRLGVIDIR, translated from the coding sequence ATGACCGCCCGCATTATTCGTCGTCTGTTTTGGCTGTGTTTGCTGGGGGTGGTGGTGGTTGCGTGCCGGCATTTTTCCCCGCCCACGCCTTCTCCCACACCCGAAACCACCATCGTCTTTCCCCCATCTATCCCCGGCTACCTGCCCAACCCCGGCATCGGCTGGCAAAACACCCGCTCCCAACCCGACCGCTTCCCCGAAACGGTGCGCTACACCCGCTTCAACTGGGACCAACTCCAACCCGCCCCTGACGTTATTGACTGGACGCCCATCGAAACGCTGCGCCAGGAAGCCCTGGCCGTCGGAGCCAGATTCCACTTCCGCGTGCGCACCACCCAGCCGCCTCCCTGGGGACCTGGTCCCACCATCCCCGCCTGGCTGCGTAACGCCGGCGCGGGCGTCGTGGACAGCGAACGCGGTCCAGAAACGCAGTACAGCAGTTGCCTCTTCCTGCGTGCCCACGGCGCGTTTATCGACGCCCTGCGCCGGCAGTACGATGGCGACCCCGACCTGGCTTTCCTGGACATTGGCTCCTACGGCTACTATGGCGAATGGGGCACGCCACAGTACGACGATACGCCGGATTCCCTCGACTGGCACGTGCGCCGCCACATTGCCGACATGTACCTGGGCGGCAGGGGCACGCGCCCCTGCCTGGAAGCGGACGGCAGCCTGGGGCAAATTAGCTACGATTACGTCGGTTTCCAGCGCACCCGCTTACTAATGCCCTATAACCCGTGGCACGAAGACGCGCTATTCTATGTCCTGGACGCGCGCGCCGACGTGGGCATCCGTTTCGACGCCCTCGGTTCGGAGACACACCAGCAGCGGTTCCGCGAAAAAATTAGCGCGGCGGTGGCGCAGCGGTGGCCGATGGCCCCCATCGTGTTTGAACTGGGCGCGGAGGCGTACACGCCCGCCGCCCTGGACAGCGCGCGCCATTTTGCCCAGGAGATGCACGCCTCGTTGGTCCACGACAACCTGGGCGGAAGGGGGCGTGATCAGGATATTGAATCGCTGCTGGCCGGTATGGGGTATCGTTTGCAGTTGTTGCAGGCCACTTTCCCCGCTGCCGCGGTTGCCGGCACGGACGTGGTGGTGACGATGACGTGGAAAAATGGCGGCGCGGCGCCTCCTTACGACGATTATTTGCTGGCGCTGGCGCTGACGGATGCCGGCGGCGCGTTGCTGTGGCGGCAGACGAGTGATATCAGTGTGCGTGGTTGGCTGCCGGGGGAGATGATGAGAATGCCGGCATCTTTTACACCCCCCGCCGACCTGCCCCCCGGACGCTACGACCTGCGCCTGGCCCTCGTCGATCCGCGCACCGATGCGCCCGCCCTCCGCCTGGCCAGCGGCGACCGCGACGCCGCCGGCTGGACCCGCCTCGGCGTCATTGACATCCGTTGA